The Neoarius graeffei isolate fNeoGra1 chromosome 10, fNeoGra1.pri, whole genome shotgun sequence genome has a segment encoding these proteins:
- the cbwd gene encoding zinc-regulated GTPase metalloprotein activator 1: MDEEDDCPELVPIEEKSTTPAAQIPVTIITGYLGAGKTTLLNYILTEQHNKRIAVILNEFGEGNALEKSLAVSQAGELYEEWLELRNGCLCCSVKDNGLKAIENLMEKKGKFDYILLETTGLADPGAVASMFWVDAELGSDLYLDGIITVIDAKYGMQHLNEEKPGGLINEAVRQIALADLTIINKTDLVNEAELDQLRDTVRSINGLVRILETQRSRVDLSQVLDLHCFDTKDSVRLAEKLQLMQTTHAHLDKDILTVTFEVPGSVSEDHLNVFIQDLLWEKMFKNKAGLSMNVIRLKGILSLRGKQKKAMLQGVHELYELDETSEAWTDGEPRVNRLVLIGRHLDGDILKKEFLSLVSTGED; encoded by the exons ATGGATGAAGAGGATGACTGTCCAGAGCTGGTTCCTATTGAGGAGAAGAGCACGACACCTGCAGCTCAGATCCCTGTCACCATCATCACTGGTTACCTGG GTGCTGGGAAGACGACACTCTTGAATTACATTCTGACTGAGCAGCATAACAAAAGAATAGCAGTAATACTCAATGAGTTTGGTGAAGGCAA TGCTTTGGAGAAATCCCTGGCAGTGAGTCAGGCAGGAGAGCTGTATGAAGAGTGGCTGGAACTCAGGAATGGTTGCCTGTGCTGCTCAGTGAA GGATAATGGCCTGAAAGCGATCGAAAATCTGATGGAAAAGAAAGGGAAGTTTGACTACATTCTTCTTGAGACAACTGGTTTGGCAGATCCAG GTGCGGTCGCCTCAATGTTTTGGGTTGATGCTGAACTAGGAAGTGATCTTTACCTGGATG GCATTATTACCGTTATTGATGCAAAATACGGAATGCAG CATCTGAATGAAGAGAAACCAGGAGGCTTGATAAATGAAGCTGTAAG gCAGATAGCCCTCGCTGATCTGACAATAATTAATAAAACGGATTTGGTGAACGAGGCTGAGCTTGATCAGCTTCGAGACACGGTCCG GTCTATTAACGGTCTCGTCAGGATCCTGGAAACACAAAGGTCTCG GGTCGACTTATCTCAGGTGTTGGATCTGCATTGTTTTGACACCAAAGATAGTGTGAG GCTGGCAGAGAAACTACAGTTAATGCAAACAACACACGCACATCTAGATAAG GATATATTAACAGTTACGTTTGAAGTACCTGGAAGTGTCTCCGAGGACCATTTAAATGTCTTTATTCAG GACCTTTTATGGGAAAAGATGTTTAAGAACAAAGCAGGACTCTCGATGAATGTCATTCGCTTAAAG GGCATCTTGTCTTTGCGTGGTAAGCAGAAGAAAGCAATGCTGCAGGGCGTACATGAGCTTTATGAGCTGGATGAAACATCTGAGGCCTGGACAGATGGAGAGCCCAGGGTCAATCGACTGGTTTTAATCG GTCGCCATTTGGATGGAGACATTTTAAAGAAAGAGTTCCTCTCTTTAGTCTCCACTGGAGAGGactga